From Apium graveolens cultivar Ventura chromosome 9, ASM990537v1, whole genome shotgun sequence, the proteins below share one genomic window:
- the LOC141687448 gene encoding amino acid transporter AVT6C-like isoform X4 — protein sequence MQISVIDFARSVLGLEKPNSSKFDARTLDHVVIFMPEGRSAKMARQRGCIIRKPAGQTSSLGSTARMVWHPLVEHSSFRSFVYSNIHFTTTSFVPSKSLRFCSAVSVLLALVFVGICSGMAISALLEGKTNTPKLIPQLDNRASFFNLFASSPVTVTTFTFHFNVHIIGGALREASDMTSVVRISLVLCSGIYFTIGIFGYLLFGDSIMADILVNFDQGCQKLKLPL from the exons ATGCAGATTTCTGTTATTGATTTTGCTCGATCT GTGTTGGGTCTAGAAAAGCCAAACAGTTCAAAATTTGATGCTCGGACACTAGATCATGTTGTAATTTTTATGCCAGAG GGAAGAAGTGCTAAAATGGCAAGGCAAAG GGGATGTATTATCAGGAAACCAGCCGGACAGACCAGTTCACTTGGGAGTACTGCAAGAATGGTTTGGCATCCACTGGTGGAACACTCGAGCTTTCGCTCTTTTGTTTACTCTAAtattcatttcactaccactaGTTTTGTTCCGTCGA AATCATTAAGGTTTTGTTCAGCAGTATCAGTTCTGTTAGCATTGGTGTTTGTGGGGATATGCTCAGGAATGGCAATCTCAGCACTCTTAGAAGGCAAAACAAATACACCAAAGCTCATACCTCAGTTGGACAATCGAGCCTCCTTCTTTAACCTCTTCGCTTCATCTCCAGTCACCGTCACTACATTCACTTTTCACTTCAATG TTCATATTATTGGAGGGGCGCTTAGGGAAGCATCAGATATGACCTCAGTTGTTCGAATTTCTCTAGTACTTTGCTCAGGAATCTACTTTACCATTGGGATCTTCGGATACCTGTTGTTTGGGGATTCCATTATGGCAGACATACTTGTAAATTTTGATCAGGGTTGCCAGAAGTTAAAGCTACCCTTGTGA
- the LOC141687448 gene encoding amino acid transporter AVT6C-like isoform X5, with the protein MQISVIDFARSVLGLEKPNSSKFDARTLDHVVIFMPEGRSAKMARQRGCIIRKPAGQTSSLGSTARMVWHPLVEHSSFRSFVYSNIHFTTTSFVPSISVLLALVFVGICSGMAISALLEGKTNTPKLIPQLDNRASFFNLFASSPVTVTTFTFHFNVHIIGGALREASDMTSVVRISLVLCSGIYFTIGIFGYLLFGDSIMADILVNFDQGCQKLKLPL; encoded by the exons ATGCAGATTTCTGTTATTGATTTTGCTCGATCT GTGTTGGGTCTAGAAAAGCCAAACAGTTCAAAATTTGATGCTCGGACACTAGATCATGTTGTAATTTTTATGCCAGAG GGAAGAAGTGCTAAAATGGCAAGGCAAAG GGGATGTATTATCAGGAAACCAGCCGGACAGACCAGTTCACTTGGGAGTACTGCAAGAATGGTTTGGCATCCACTGGTGGAACACTCGAGCTTTCGCTCTTTTGTTTACTCTAAtattcatttcactaccactaGTTTTGTTCCGTCGA TATCAGTTCTGTTAGCATTGGTGTTTGTGGGGATATGCTCAGGAATGGCAATCTCAGCACTCTTAGAAGGCAAAACAAATACACCAAAGCTCATACCTCAGTTGGACAATCGAGCCTCCTTCTTTAACCTCTTCGCTTCATCTCCAGTCACCGTCACTACATTCACTTTTCACTTCAATG TTCATATTATTGGAGGGGCGCTTAGGGAAGCATCAGATATGACCTCAGTTGTTCGAATTTCTCTAGTACTTTGCTCAGGAATCTACTTTACCATTGGGATCTTCGGATACCTGTTGTTTGGGGATTCCATTATGGCAGACATACTTGTAAATTTTGATCAGGGTTGCCAGAAGTTAAAGCTACCCTTGTGA
- the LOC141687448 gene encoding amino acid transporter AVT6C-like isoform X6 → MLVQVLDGSDDMLVRHLIREEVLKWQGKGDVLSGNQPDRPVHLGVLQEWFGIHWWNTRAFALLFTLIFISLPLVLFRRVESLRFCSAVSVLLALVFVGICSGMAISALLEGKTNTPKLIPQLDNRASFFNLFASSPVTVTTFTFHFNVHIIGGALREASDMTSVVRISLVLCSGIYFTIGIFGYLLFGDSIMADILVNFDQGCQKLKLPL, encoded by the exons ATGCTTGTCCAGGTATTGGATGGTTCTGACGATATGTTGGTTCGACATCTTATCAGGGAAGAAGTGCTAAAATGGCAAGGCAAAG GGGATGTATTATCAGGAAACCAGCCGGACAGACCAGTTCACTTGGGAGTACTGCAAGAATGGTTTGGCATCCACTGGTGGAACACTCGAGCTTTCGCTCTTTTGTTTACTCTAAtattcatttcactaccactaGTTTTGTTCCGTCGAGTAG AATCATTAAGGTTTTGTTCAGCAGTATCAGTTCTGTTAGCATTGGTGTTTGTGGGGATATGCTCAGGAATGGCAATCTCAGCACTCTTAGAAGGCAAAACAAATACACCAAAGCTCATACCTCAGTTGGACAATCGAGCCTCCTTCTTTAACCTCTTCGCTTCATCTCCAGTCACCGTCACTACATTCACTTTTCACTTCAATG TTCATATTATTGGAGGGGCGCTTAGGGAAGCATCAGATATGACCTCAGTTGTTCGAATTTCTCTAGTACTTTGCTCAGGAATCTACTTTACCATTGGGATCTTCGGATACCTGTTGTTTGGGGATTCCATTATGGCAGACATACTTGTAAATTTTGATCAGGGTTGCCAGAAGTTAAAGCTACCCTTGTGA
- the LOC141687448 gene encoding uncharacterized protein LOC141687448 isoform X1, whose translation MPAKHKCIWCGKLLFYEHKISIHLKYFGGLNAIRTNKQSKQKKGKNPELNRSEKGKGVESVDEGKEESSKKGKHYNKDKTFGAGSSTNKSEGVEYGSCNGKSTLHSVKWDRIILEELLLQQEASIGMTFVRMGFFTTNCMFDKFLNRLLVIPLSTLAGLSRSVIDYLFCQEPHSKLPDFLVFIIREHKGKIYEVIDKARAFVEVVRDATNFASADTIYGFAAYPSGENCLGNAPLVS comes from the exons ATGCCAGCTAAACATAAGTGCATTTGGTGTGGAAAGTTATTATTTTATGAACATAAGATATCTATTCACCTGAAATATTTTGGCGGTCTAAATGCTATTAGAACTAATAAGCAGTCGAAACAGAAGAAGGGTAAGAATCCTGAACTAAACAGATCAGAGAAAGGCAAGGGTGTTGAGTCGGTGGATGAAGGAAAGGAGGAGTCTTCAAAGAAAGGGAAGCATTACAACAAGGATAAGACTTTTGGAGCTGGTTCTTCTACCAACAAGTCGGAAGGAGTTGAATATGGATCCTGTAACGGCAAATCTACTTTACACTCCGTGAAATGGGATCGTATTATACTGGAAGAG CTGCTACTACAGCAGGAAGCATCCATTGGGATGACTTTTGTTCGGATGGGATTTTTCACAACAAATTGTATGTTTGATAAATTCCTGAATCGGCTACTGGTGATACCCCTTTCTACTCTAGCAGGACTATCCAGAAGTGTTATTGATTATTTGTTTTGTCAGGAGCCACATTCCAAATTACCGGATTTTTTAGTGTTCATAATAAG AGAACACAAAGGCAAGATCTATGAAGTCATTGACAAAGCTAGAGCTTTTGTGGAAGTTGTACGTGATGCTACGAACTTTGCTTCAGCTGATACTATTTATGGTTTCGCAGCATATCCATCTGGGGAGAATTGCTTGGGGAATGCGCCTTTAGTGAGCTAG
- the LOC141687448 gene encoding uncharacterized protein LOC141687448 isoform X3 has product MPAKHKCIWCGKLLFYEHKISIHLKYFGGLNAIRTNKQSKQKKGKNPELNRSEKGKGVESVDEGKEESSKKGKHYNKDKTFGAGSSTNKSEGVEYGSCNGKSTLHSVKWDRIILEEEASIGMTFVRMGFFTTNCMFDKFLNRLLVIPLSTLAGLSRSVIDYLFCQEPHSKLPDFLVFIIREHKGKIYEVIDKARAFVEVVRDATNFASADTIYGFAAYPSGENCLGNAPLVS; this is encoded by the exons ATGCCAGCTAAACATAAGTGCATTTGGTGTGGAAAGTTATTATTTTATGAACATAAGATATCTATTCACCTGAAATATTTTGGCGGTCTAAATGCTATTAGAACTAATAAGCAGTCGAAACAGAAGAAGGGTAAGAATCCTGAACTAAACAGATCAGAGAAAGGCAAGGGTGTTGAGTCGGTGGATGAAGGAAAGGAGGAGTCTTCAAAGAAAGGGAAGCATTACAACAAGGATAAGACTTTTGGAGCTGGTTCTTCTACCAACAAGTCGGAAGGAGTTGAATATGGATCCTGTAACGGCAAATCTACTTTACACTCCGTGAAATGGGATCGTATTATACTGGAAGAG GAAGCATCCATTGGGATGACTTTTGTTCGGATGGGATTTTTCACAACAAATTGTATGTTTGATAAATTCCTGAATCGGCTACTGGTGATACCCCTTTCTACTCTAGCAGGACTATCCAGAAGTGTTATTGATTATTTGTTTTGTCAGGAGCCACATTCCAAATTACCGGATTTTTTAGTGTTCATAATAAG AGAACACAAAGGCAAGATCTATGAAGTCATTGACAAAGCTAGAGCTTTTGTGGAAGTTGTACGTGATGCTACGAACTTTGCTTCAGCTGATACTATTTATGGTTTCGCAGCATATCCATCTGGGGAGAATTGCTTGGGGAATGCGCCTTTAGTGAGCTAG
- the LOC141687448 gene encoding uncharacterized protein LOC141687448 isoform X2, with protein sequence MPAKHKCIWCGKLLFYEHKISIHLKYFGGLNAIRTNKQSKQKKGKNPELNRSEKGKGVESVDEGKEESSKKGKHYNKDKTFGAGSSTNKSEGVEYGSCNGKSTLHSVKWDRIILEEQEASIGMTFVRMGFFTTNCMFDKFLNRLLVIPLSTLAGLSRSVIDYLFCQEPHSKLPDFLVFIIREHKGKIYEVIDKARAFVEVVRDATNFASADTIYGFAAYPSGENCLGNAPLVS encoded by the exons ATGCCAGCTAAACATAAGTGCATTTGGTGTGGAAAGTTATTATTTTATGAACATAAGATATCTATTCACCTGAAATATTTTGGCGGTCTAAATGCTATTAGAACTAATAAGCAGTCGAAACAGAAGAAGGGTAAGAATCCTGAACTAAACAGATCAGAGAAAGGCAAGGGTGTTGAGTCGGTGGATGAAGGAAAGGAGGAGTCTTCAAAGAAAGGGAAGCATTACAACAAGGATAAGACTTTTGGAGCTGGTTCTTCTACCAACAAGTCGGAAGGAGTTGAATATGGATCCTGTAACGGCAAATCTACTTTACACTCCGTGAAATGGGATCGTATTATACTGGAAGAG CAGGAAGCATCCATTGGGATGACTTTTGTTCGGATGGGATTTTTCACAACAAATTGTATGTTTGATAAATTCCTGAATCGGCTACTGGTGATACCCCTTTCTACTCTAGCAGGACTATCCAGAAGTGTTATTGATTATTTGTTTTGTCAGGAGCCACATTCCAAATTACCGGATTTTTTAGTGTTCATAATAAG AGAACACAAAGGCAAGATCTATGAAGTCATTGACAAAGCTAGAGCTTTTGTGGAAGTTGTACGTGATGCTACGAACTTTGCTTCAGCTGATACTATTTATGGTTTCGCAGCATATCCATCTGGGGAGAATTGCTTGGGGAATGCGCCTTTAGTGAGCTAG
- the LOC141684902 gene encoding uncharacterized protein LOC141684902 yields the protein MTPRSATDISPFKMAFGLEAILPVEMFLNSSRVEYFDVEASPEGIQLHNVLMEEVRDEASKTVLQQQARTIAYFNKKVKVKQFLVGDLVLRESAASQPTITRKFKAPWEGPYQVTGLVAPGTYRLSMLDGTPIKNAWNAIHLKKYYQ from the coding sequence ATGACCCCTAGAAGTGCGACGGACATATCCCCTTTTAAGATGGCTTTTGGCTTGGAAGCAATTTTACCCGTCGAAATGTTTCTTAACTCATCAAGGGTCGAGTATTTTGATGTTGAAGCCTCACCAGAAGGAAtccaacttcacaatgttcttatGGAAGAAGTTAGGGATGAGGCATCGAAGACAGTACTCCAACAGCAAGCGCGCACAATAGCTTATTTCAACAAGAAAGTAAAAGTTAAACAGTTTTTGGTTGGGGATCTAGTCCTTCGAGAGTCGGCGGCTTCACAACCCACCATCACGAGAAAGTTCAAAGCCCCATGGGAAGGACCTTATCAAGTAACAGGGCTCGTCGCGCCAGGAACCTACCGACTGTCTATGCTCGATGGTACACCCATCAAAAATGCTTGGAATGCTATTCACTTGAAGAAGTATTATCAATAG